A window of Chitinivibrio alkaliphilus ACht1 genomic DNA:
GTTGTTGAATCACTGCTCCAGTAAAAGGCCTTTTCCTTTCCCGTGCCGGCGGCATATTCCCATTCTGCTTCCGTGGGAAGACGGTAGCCGTTTTTGGAAAAATCTGCCACCCACGAGGTATCATATACGGGGTCGTACCCCTCTTTTATGCTTAGGGCATTGCAGTATCGTACTGCATCATACCAGGAAATATTGGTTACGGGGAGTGTATCTCCTGTTACTTCCGAGGGGTTTTCTCCCATAACAGCAAAATACTCCCTTTGCGTTATGGGATATTTTCCTATGGAAAAGGACGACAACGAAATAGTGTGAGCAGGCCGTTCATCCCTGAGGTAAATAAAAAAATTGGTATCCGTACCCATTACATATTCTCCCCCCGAAAGCTCCACCATGGCGGGGACTGTGCGGGGTACAAAGGTGGCGGTGAGCTCTATGTCCTCCTCCAGAACAAAAATGACAGTATCCGTAACATCGGAGATCACGCCGTCCCACCGGGCAAACCAATACCCCGTATCGGCTTCATGGGTAAATTTCACGGTGTCGCCATGGTAATAGGCATCCTCTTCGGGGATCACCAGAATAGATCCATTCTCCGTAATAAGATCGAGGGTATACTCTTTTCGTGTAAATACCGCTTCGATTTCCATGGATGAATCCACCACAATAGTGATGGGGTTATCCTCTCCTTCAATATCCTGATCCCACTTTTTGAAGGCATAGCCTTCAACGGTCTCTTCAGCAGTAAGCTCCACGGTGTCACCCCTAGTATATGCCTGTTTATCGGGAATGCGGCTTACAGAACCATTTTCTGTGTGTATCTCAATGGTATACGTGGGTAGGCGGCGCCATTGTGCATGAAGGGTCAGGGCTGAATCGGGCATGCGTACAGTATCTCCGGGGGCAAAGGATGCTCCTGTTCCCTCTGAGACGGTATTCCAGCTTGAAAAAGAATACCCTTCGCGCCCCAGTTCATTCTCATTGTCTGCTATAATAACGGTTTCACCTGGCATATAGGTGTTTGAATCCACGGGAACCTCGCCGGAGGTATGGTCTTCACTATGATAGGTGACGGCAAAACGGGGGAGAGAATCAAATAGTGCAGTAAACGTCACATCTTCCGTAAGTATAACGGTACGTGGGTTCTCAGACTCTGCCGAAGTGTCCTTCCATTCTGTGAAGTAATATCCGCTGTCCGCGATTGCTTCCAGCTGCAAGGTATCGTTATAGAAATACTCTTCTTTTTCCGGGGTAATGTCAATTGTTCCATTCTCTGCAACAACATCTATGTCAATGCTCTGAGGAGAAAAATGTGCAATAATTGCCTTGTTGGCATCCATTGTAATGGTTTTTTGTGATTCAGTTCCTTCAACATCCCCTTCCCATTCTGAAAAAGTATAACCTTCAAAGGCTTTGGCTGTCAGTATGACACTTTCGTCAAGGGCATACTCCTCTTTTTCCGGGGGTAACATCAACTTCCCCGTATTTACTGACAACGCTCAGGGTGAAAGTTCGCTCATCTGTATTCGGACTCACGGTGTCATCACAAGAAAAAGAAATAAAAAATACAAGGATAAGTGTTGTTATGGTGTGTCTATTATGCATGAGATACTCCTCTATATTAAGAACTGTAGTGTAATGAAGTCGCTACAAAATAATTCAGTTATACGGGAAAGTCAAACTTGCAATGGTTACCCTTTAAGGGATCTAAACACGGACCTCTTTACTGTTGACATATCCAAAAGCGGGGGGATATATTACATACATACCTTACATTGTACGAGGACATTTGTGAAAATAGATGCGCAGCTCCTGAGAAACACCATCGATGCCATGGAGCATATCTTCTATATTACCGATACGCAGGGTATTATAGAGTATGTAAATCCCGCCTTTGAAACACAGACCGGCTATACGGCCGAAGAGGTCTTGGGTAAGAATGCCAGTATCATGCAAGGTGATACCATGCCTGTTGATTATTATGATCGTCTCTGGAAAACCATTTCCGCCGGCAAGCCGTGGAGTGAGGTGATTGTGAATCGCCGAAAAAACGGTGAGCTCTATTATGCCCAGCAGATCATCACCTCCGTGACTGACAACCGGGGAAATATCACAAAATTCAGCGCTATTCAACAGGATATTACTGAAAGGGAGCAACAGGATAGAGTCCTCAAAAAACTCACACGTGACTATGAGCAGATATTTAATAATACACAGGATGCCATATTTCTTATTGATGTGGATAGGGAGGAGAAATTTTATTTTCGCCGCCTGAATGCGACGCATGAGAAATTAACCGGAATGAAAACCCAGGATGTTGCGGGAAAAACTCCCGTGGAAGTCTTGGGTCAGGAACTTGGCGATGTGGTGGCGCAAAATTATACCCGCTGTGTGCAGGCAAAAGAAACCATTACTTACGAAGAAAAACTTGATCTTCCCGGTGGGGTGCGCTTTTGGCAGACGCGCCTTACTCCGGTTATTGAGAAGGGTCGTGTTGTACAGATTGTCGGTGTTGCACGTGATATCACCCGGCGCCATGAACTTGCGCAGGAGATAGATATTCTCTTTCGGGTTTCCCCGGATATGTTCTGTGTTGCTTCCTTTGACGGACGATTTCTTGAGATCAGTCCGGCATGGCAGACCAATACGGGATGGGGGACAGATGAATTACAGAATCAAGAATATCTTGAGTATATTCATCCCGATGACCGCGATGCAACAATGAACGCAATGGATTTACTTTCCAAGGGAGAGGTTATTTCCTCCTTTGATACCCGATTTCGCTGTAAAAACGGCTCTTGGCTCTGGATTTCATGGACATCATATCCTCTGACAGAAGACGAAAAAGTGTATGCTGTTGCACGGAATGTACAAAAGCGTAAGGAGATGGAAGCTCAACTCGTCTATCTTTCCACACGTGATCCCCTTTTGGGTATTTATAATCGTGCCAAGGGAATGGATCTGCTTATGGAGCAGTGTGCTCGTAGCAGCAGGTATGATCGCCCCTTTAGTCTCATCATGGCTGATATTGATCATTTTAAGCGGATCAACGATACACATGGCCATGCAGCTGGAGATGCGGTCTTGCGGCATTTTTGTCGTATGGTTGATACGTGTATACGTCAGACCGATTTCTTTTGTCGGTGGGGCGGTGAGGAATTTCTCATTCTCTGTACCGAAACAGATGAAGCGGGTGCTGCCCGTTTGGCAGAGCGTATTCGAAGCACGGTGGAGAGTATGCCCAGTGATGAAAGTGAGGCGGTAACCGTAAGTTTTGGCGTTGCTCAACAGCGGGGGGACGAAGATGTAGAGGGGTTGTTGCGGGTGGTCGATGCATGCCTCTATGATGCAAAAAAGCAGGGGCGAAATTCTGTTGTGCGCCGCAGTTGAATAAAGATACATCCAAAAGTATTACATAGTGTATATTCTTACTATACCTTCTCCCGGGAGATGTCATGATACCCTTTTCACTCAAGACAGACCACGGCACCGTTCTTACCCCTGATGATCTGCAGGGCAGGTATACGATCCTCTATTTTTATCCCCGGGATAACACGCCGGGATGCACCCTGGAGGGGCAGGAGTTTTCCGCCCTGAAGGAGGAGTTCTCCCGCCTTGAAACTGATGTATATGGAGTTTCCGCTGACTCCGTGGAAAAACACTGCTCATTTATTGAAAAACAAGGCCTTACCATCCCCCTCATAAGCGACCCGGAAAAGGAGCTGATTTCAGCCTTTGGAGCATGGAAGAAAAAGAATATGTTTGGACGGGAATATATGGGGATTGTCCGCACAACCGTGATGCTTTCTCCTGAAAATAAGGAAATTAAACGGTGGGATAGGGTGAAAGCCCGCGGTCATGCTGAGAAGGTCTTGGCGTATCTTAAGGAATTATCACAATAAGGTAAGAGGTATATGAAACAGGTAAAAGAAAATCTCTATTGGGTGGGAGCGCTGCACCCTGATCTTCGTGTCTTTGATGTCATAATGCACACAAAATACGGAACAAGTT
This region includes:
- a CDS encoding SUMF1/EgtB/PvdO family nonheme iron enzyme, which produces MLPPEKEEYALDESVILTAKAFEGYTFSEWEGDVEGTESQKTITMDANKAIIAHFSPQSIDIDVVAENGTIDITPEKEEYFYNDTLQLEAIADSGYYFTEWKDTSAESENPRTVILTEDVTFTALFDSLPRFAVTYHSEDHTSGEVPVDSNTYMPGETVIIADNENELGREGYSFSSWNTVSEGTGASFAPGDTVRMPDSALTLHAQWRRLPTYTIEIHTENGSVSRIPDKQAYTRGDTVELTAEETVEGYAFKKWDQDIEGEDNPITIVVDSSMEIEAVFTRKEYTLDLITENGSILVIPEEDAYYHGDTVKFTHEADTGYWFARWDGVISDVTDTVIFVLEEDIELTATFVPRTVPAMVELSGGEYVMGTDTNFFIYLRDERPAHTISLSSFSIGKYPITQREYFAVMGENPSEVTGDTLPVTNISWYDAVRYCNALSIKEGYDPVYDTSWVADFSKNGYRLPTEAEWEYAAGTGKEKAFYWSSDSTTPVEDSASHIVDTYAVYWANSNGRPAPVGSKEPNDFGLYDMAGNVWEMCNDWYHQDYYKSSPRENPPGPSSGSSKVRRGGSFESSAMELRKGRRRFVGPTRVSSARGFRVVRPMTE
- a CDS encoding sensor domain-containing diguanylate cyclase — protein: MKIDAQLLRNTIDAMEHIFYITDTQGIIEYVNPAFETQTGYTAEEVLGKNASIMQGDTMPVDYYDRLWKTISAGKPWSEVIVNRRKNGELYYAQQIITSVTDNRGNITKFSAIQQDITEREQQDRVLKKLTRDYEQIFNNTQDAIFLIDVDREEKFYFRRLNATHEKLTGMKTQDVAGKTPVEVLGQELGDVVAQNYTRCVQAKETITYEEKLDLPGGVRFWQTRLTPVIEKGRVVQIVGVARDITRRHELAQEIDILFRVSPDMFCVASFDGRFLEISPAWQTNTGWGTDELQNQEYLEYIHPDDRDATMNAMDLLSKGEVISSFDTRFRCKNGSWLWISWTSYPLTEDEKVYAVARNVQKRKEMEAQLVYLSTRDPLLGIYNRAKGMDLLMEQCARSSRYDRPFSLIMADIDHFKRINDTHGHAAGDAVLRHFCRMVDTCIRQTDFFCRWGGEEFLILCTETDEAGAARLAERIRSTVESMPSDESEAVTVSFGVAQQRGDEDVEGLLRVVDACLYDAKKQGRNSVVRRS
- a CDS encoding peroxiredoxin, producing MIPFSLKTDHGTVLTPDDLQGRYTILYFYPRDNTPGCTLEGQEFSALKEEFSRLETDVYGVSADSVEKHCSFIEKQGLTIPLISDPEKELISAFGAWKKKNMFGREYMGIVRTTVMLSPENKEIKRWDRVKARGHAEKVLAYLKELSQ